From the Streptomyces sp. KMM 9044 genome, one window contains:
- a CDS encoding NADH-quinone oxidoreductase subunit NuoF family protein, which yields MNEALPDVPEVRVVGLPQLTSGFDLVDRLDLPMHLKVHGPLEPLGGEQLAQLAERINLRGRGGAGFPFHKKLRSVAETAIKRGVRPVVVVNGSEDEPACRKDTVMINRAPHLILDGALLCAEAMGARTLVVGVTRESTKRSMEAALAERGLNNGRRSALRARVQLNPVRMVTGAAASLIRSIDGGPAVPPGRKVSASKNGVGGAPTLLSNAETFAQLAIAARIGPERYCNTGLYDEPGTVLLTVSGAVARPMVIEVPTGVPLRYVLQLAGAPPMPQGVLTGGYHGKWIDAATVNEAIISRNSLDAVGGALGAGAILPISQDTCPLGESLMVAKWLAEESAGQCGPCYLGLPAAARGLEDILNGGGPAALEAVKQVAKNVKRRGACSHPDGSAMFLESTVKAFTDDLAAHVLGNGCGRPVEGVLPLFEGGRAPTGIPGGGGEENGPSRQKIFVDWTLCRGHGLCADILPEVFQLGADGFPTVAQAQVPRYAEAKAIRAVRRCPALALRLEEGTQSKAPSRNLPVLSQGRGRRALGR from the coding sequence GTGAACGAGGCTCTGCCCGACGTACCCGAAGTCCGCGTCGTCGGGCTTCCCCAGCTCACGTCGGGCTTCGACCTTGTCGACCGGCTCGATCTGCCCATGCACCTCAAGGTGCACGGGCCGCTCGAACCCTTGGGCGGCGAGCAGCTCGCCCAGCTCGCCGAACGCATCAACCTCAGGGGACGCGGCGGCGCCGGCTTCCCCTTCCACAAAAAGCTGCGTTCGGTCGCCGAGACGGCGATCAAACGCGGCGTCCGGCCGGTCGTCGTCGTCAACGGCAGCGAGGACGAACCGGCCTGCCGCAAGGACACGGTGATGATCAACCGTGCCCCGCACCTCATCCTGGACGGCGCGCTGCTGTGCGCCGAGGCCATGGGTGCCCGCACGCTCGTGGTGGGGGTCACCCGGGAGTCCACCAAGCGCTCCATGGAGGCCGCGCTCGCCGAACGCGGCCTGAACAACGGACGCCGGTCCGCGCTGCGCGCCCGCGTGCAGCTCAACCCGGTGCGCATGGTCACGGGTGCCGCGGCCTCGCTGATCCGCTCCATCGACGGTGGTCCTGCGGTGCCGCCGGGCCGCAAGGTCAGCGCCTCGAAGAACGGGGTGGGCGGCGCCCCCACCCTCCTCTCCAACGCCGAGACCTTCGCGCAGCTCGCCATCGCCGCCCGCATAGGCCCGGAGCGCTACTGCAACACCGGCCTGTACGACGAGCCGGGCACCGTCCTGCTCACGGTCTCCGGGGCGGTCGCCCGCCCCATGGTGATCGAGGTCCCCACGGGTGTACCGCTGCGCTACGTCCTCCAGCTCGCCGGCGCTCCGCCGATGCCGCAGGGTGTGCTCACCGGCGGCTACCACGGCAAGTGGATCGACGCGGCGACCGTCAACGAGGCGATCATCTCCCGCAACTCCCTGGACGCGGTGGGCGGCGCGCTCGGCGCGGGCGCGATCCTGCCGATCAGTCAGGACACCTGTCCGCTGGGTGAGTCCCTGATGGTGGCGAAATGGCTGGCCGAGGAGAGCGCCGGCCAGTGCGGCCCCTGCTACCTCGGACTGCCGGCCGCCGCGCGCGGCCTGGAGGACATCCTGAACGGCGGCGGTCCGGCCGCTCTGGAGGCGGTCAAGCAGGTCGCCAAGAACGTGAAGCGGCGGGGCGCCTGTTCGCACCCGGACGGCTCCGCGATGTTCCTGGAATCGACCGTCAAGGCGTTCACCGACGACCTCGCCGCCCACGTCCTGGGCAACGGCTGCGGGCGCCCCGTGGAGGGCGTGCTGCCGCTCTTCGAGGGCGGCAGGGCCCCTACGGGCATCCCGGGCGGTGGCGGGGAGGAGAACGGCCCCAGCCGCCAGAAGATCTTCGTCGACTGGACGCTGTGCCGAGGCCACGGCCTGTGCGCGGACATCCTCCCGGAGGTCTTCCAGCTCGGCGCGGACGGCTTCCCGACCGTCGCCCAGGCCCAGGTGCCGCGCTACGCGGAGGCCAAGGCGATCCGCGCGGTGCGCCGCTGCCCGGCGCTGGCCCTGCGCCTCGAAGAGGGGACGCAGTCCAAGGCACCCTCCCGCAATCTGCCGGTCCTCTCCCAGGGCCGTGGCCGGCGCGCGCTGGGCCGCTGA
- the proB gene encoding glutamate 5-kinase → MAGARQVVGEARRIVVKVGSSSLTTAAGGLDADRVDALVDVLARVRSGGARELVLVSSGAIAAGLAPLGLARRPRDLARQQAAASVGQGLLMARYTASFARYGVRVGQVLLTSDDMSRRAHHRNASRTLDKLLAMGAFPVVNENDTVATDEIRFGDNDRLAALVAHLVRADLLVLLSDVDGVYDGDPARPGTARIAQVRGPGDLAHTEIGSAGKAGVGTGGMVTKVEAARIAAAAGVPVVLTSTVHAGDALAGADTGTYFHPTGRRSADRLLWLQHASTPQGSLTLDDGAVRAVVERRKSLLPAGIAGVEGAFSAGDPVELRDHAGRPVARGLVNFDAKEIPRLIGRSTHDLARDLGPAYEREVVHRDDLVVLYP, encoded by the coding sequence GTGGCAGGGGCAAGGCAGGTCGTGGGCGAGGCCCGCAGGATCGTCGTCAAGGTCGGGTCCTCGTCGCTGACGACCGCGGCGGGCGGCTTGGACGCCGACCGGGTCGACGCGCTCGTCGACGTGCTCGCGAGGGTCCGCAGTGGGGGAGCACGCGAACTCGTCCTCGTCTCCTCAGGCGCCATCGCCGCCGGGCTCGCCCCGCTGGGCCTCGCCCGGCGACCACGCGACCTCGCCCGCCAGCAGGCCGCCGCCAGCGTCGGCCAGGGCCTGCTGATGGCCCGCTACACCGCCTCCTTCGCCCGCTACGGCGTCCGCGTCGGCCAGGTGCTGCTCACTTCCGACGACATGAGCCGCCGCGCCCACCACCGCAACGCCTCCCGCACCCTCGACAAGCTGCTCGCCATGGGCGCCTTCCCGGTCGTCAACGAGAACGACACCGTCGCCACCGACGAGATCCGCTTCGGTGACAACGACCGCCTCGCCGCCCTCGTCGCCCACCTGGTCCGCGCCGACCTGCTGGTCCTGCTGTCCGACGTGGACGGCGTGTACGACGGCGACCCGGCCCGGCCCGGTACCGCGCGGATCGCGCAGGTGCGGGGCCCCGGGGACCTCGCCCACACCGAGATCGGCAGCGCCGGGAAGGCGGGCGTCGGCACCGGCGGCATGGTCACCAAGGTCGAGGCCGCCCGGATCGCAGCCGCCGCGGGCGTCCCGGTCGTGCTGACCAGCACCGTCCACGCGGGCGACGCCCTCGCCGGCGCGGACACCGGCACCTACTTCCACCCCACCGGCCGGCGCTCCGCCGACCGGCTGCTCTGGCTCCAGCACGCGTCCACCCCGCAGGGCTCGCTCACCCTCGACGACGGGGCGGTGCGCGCGGTCGTCGAGCGCCGCAAGTCGCTGCTGCCGGCCGGGATCGCGGGCGTCGAGGGCGCGTTCAGCGCGGGCGACCCGGTCGAGCTGCGGGACCACGCGGGGCGGCCGGTGGCCCGCGGCCTGGTCAACTTCGACGCCAAGGAGATCCCCCGGCTGATCGGCCGTTCCACCCACGACCTCGCCCGCGATCTCGGACCCGCGTACGAGCGAGAGGTCGTACACAGGGACGATCTGGTGGTCCTGTATCCGTAA
- a CDS encoding M48 family metallopeptidase, with the protein MSDGHQHNGHEKVPSRQHRRFPGISSRAYEHPADRSALVALRKLTGFDTVFKTLSGLLPERSLRLLFLSDSVRVSERQFAHLNVMLRDACYILDLEKVPPMYVNQDPTPNAMCIGLDEPIIVITTGLVELLDEEEMRAVVGHEVGHALSGHAVYRTILLFLTSLAVRVAWIPLGSVAIMAIVTALREWFRKSELSADRAGLLVGQDLQASMRGLMKIAGGNHLHEMNVDAFLEQAEEYDAGGDLRDSVLKILNVLPRSHPFTTVRAAELKKWAESRDYQRTMDGHYPRRDEDKDASVRDSWRDSATSYAGDVKNSKDPLMKLVSDIAGGAGDLGGRVRRGFGGFTSSGPKPAQGPDGSRGTEGGPQEPGTSSDPDAGDGRPPRDGA; encoded by the coding sequence ATGTCCGACGGCCATCAGCACAACGGGCACGAGAAGGTGCCGAGCAGGCAGCACAGGCGTTTCCCCGGAATCTCCTCGCGTGCGTACGAACACCCCGCCGACCGCTCCGCCCTGGTGGCGCTGCGCAAGCTGACCGGTTTCGACACGGTCTTCAAGACGCTGAGCGGTCTGCTGCCCGAGCGCAGCCTGCGGCTGCTCTTCCTGTCCGACTCGGTGCGCGTCTCGGAACGCCAGTTCGCGCACCTCAACGTCATGCTGCGGGACGCCTGCTACATCCTGGACCTGGAGAAGGTCCCGCCGATGTACGTGAACCAGGACCCGACGCCGAACGCGATGTGCATCGGCCTGGACGAGCCGATCATCGTGATCACCACGGGTCTGGTCGAGCTGCTCGACGAGGAGGAGATGCGGGCCGTCGTCGGGCACGAGGTCGGGCACGCGCTGTCCGGGCACGCGGTGTACCGGACCATCCTGCTGTTCCTGACGTCCCTCGCGGTGCGGGTGGCCTGGATCCCGCTGGGCAGCGTCGCGATCATGGCGATCGTGACGGCGCTGCGCGAGTGGTTCCGCAAGTCGGAGCTGTCCGCGGACCGTGCGGGGCTGCTGGTGGGCCAGGACCTCCAGGCCTCGATGCGCGGCCTGATGAAGATCGCCGGCGGCAACCACCTGCACGAGATGAACGTCGACGCGTTCCTGGAGCAGGCCGAGGAGTACGACGCCGGGGGCGACCTGCGCGACTCCGTGCTGAAGATCCTCAACGTGCTGCCCCGCTCCCACCCGTTCACCACCGTCCGGGCCGCCGAGCTGAAGAAGTGGGCGGAGAGCCGCGACTACCAGCGGACCATGGACGGCCACTACCCGCGCCGCGACGAGGACAAGGACGCCTCGGTGCGGGACTCCTGGCGCGACTCGGCGACCAGCTACGCCGGTGATGTGAAGAACTCCAAGGATCCGCTGATGAAGCTGGTCAGCGACATCGCGGGCGGCGCCGGGGACCTGGGCGGCCGGGTCCGCCGCGGCTTCGGCGGCTTCACGTCCTCGGGACCGAAGCCCGCGCAGGGACCGGACGGGTCCCGGGGAACCGAGGGCGGCCCGCAGGAGCCGGGTACGTCGTCGGACCCGGACGCCGGGGACGGCCGGCCGCCGCGCGACGGCGCCTGA
- a CDS encoding glutamate-5-semialdehyde dehydrogenase, which produces MTTLSPYDSMSPVNQAAYRAKGAAATLAPLPRAAKDDALLAVADALEVRASEIVEANAQDVARAREAGIGEGMIDRLTLTPERVRAIASDVRDVAALPDPVGEIVRGSTLPNGIDLRQVRVPLGVVGIIYEGRPNVTVDAAALCLKSGNAVLLRGSSSAYRSNTALVRVLRDAVGGAGLPADAVQMVPGEGRDSVRDLMRARGLVDVLIPRGGASLINTVVQESVVPVIETGTGNCHVYVDAHADLDTAVKILVNSKTQRVGVCNAAETLLVHQDIAPAFLPRALDALAAAGVTVHADERVMAYAKDSAATVVEATTEDWETEYLSLDIAAAVVDSLDRAVEHIRLWTSGHTEAIVTTSQPAARRFTQLVDSTTVAVNASTRFTDGGQFGFGAEIGISTQKLHARGPMGLPELTSTKYVVTGDGHVRR; this is translated from the coding sequence ATGACCACGCTTTCGCCGTACGACTCGATGTCCCCGGTCAACCAGGCCGCCTACCGTGCCAAGGGGGCCGCCGCCACCCTCGCGCCGCTGCCGCGTGCGGCGAAGGACGACGCGCTGCTCGCCGTCGCGGACGCGCTGGAGGTCCGGGCGAGCGAGATCGTCGAGGCCAACGCCCAGGACGTCGCCAGGGCGCGCGAGGCCGGCATCGGCGAGGGCATGATCGACCGGCTCACCCTCACCCCGGAGCGGGTGCGCGCGATCGCCTCCGACGTGCGGGACGTGGCCGCGCTGCCCGACCCGGTCGGCGAGATCGTCCGTGGCTCCACCCTGCCCAACGGCATCGACCTCCGGCAGGTCCGGGTGCCGCTCGGCGTCGTCGGGATCATCTACGAGGGCCGCCCCAACGTCACGGTCGACGCCGCCGCCCTGTGCCTGAAGTCCGGCAACGCGGTCCTGTTGCGCGGCTCGTCCTCCGCGTACCGGTCGAACACCGCGCTGGTCCGGGTGCTGCGCGACGCCGTGGGCGGCGCCGGGCTGCCCGCCGACGCCGTACAGATGGTGCCCGGAGAGGGCAGGGACAGCGTGCGCGATCTGATGCGCGCACGCGGCCTGGTCGACGTCCTCATCCCGCGCGGCGGCGCCTCCCTGATCAACACGGTCGTCCAGGAGTCGGTCGTCCCGGTCATCGAGACCGGCACCGGCAACTGCCACGTCTACGTCGACGCCCACGCCGACCTCGACACCGCCGTGAAGATCCTGGTCAACTCCAAGACCCAGCGGGTCGGCGTCTGCAACGCCGCCGAAACGCTCCTGGTCCACCAGGACATCGCCCCCGCGTTCCTGCCGCGCGCCCTGGACGCCCTGGCCGCGGCCGGGGTCACCGTGCACGCCGACGAACGGGTGATGGCGTATGCCAAGGACTCCGCGGCGACGGTCGTGGAGGCCACCACGGAGGACTGGGAGACCGAGTACCTCTCCCTCGACATCGCCGCGGCCGTCGTCGACTCGCTGGACCGGGCCGTGGAGCACATCCGGCTGTGGACCTCCGGCCACACCGAGGCCATCGTCACCACCTCGCAGCCGGCGGCCCGCCGGTTCACCCAACTGGTGGACTCCACCACCGTCGCCGTCAACGCCTCGACCCGGTTCACCGACGGCGGCCAGTTCGGCTTCGGCGCGGAGATCGGCATCTCCACGCAGAAGCTGCACGCCCGGGGGCCGATGGGGCTGCCGGAGCTGACCAGCACCAAGTACGTCGTCACCGGCGACGGCCACGTCCGCCGCTGA
- a CDS encoding histidine phosphatase family protein: MAVSPAGEVSGSGVGRGRRVILWRHGQTSWNVERRFQGSTDVELTDTGVAQARRAARLLAGLEPDAIIASDLKRAVHTAAELAALTGLEPVHDEALRETYAGVWQGLTHDEIIARYGDEYTAWKRGEPVRRGGGELETEVADRAAPVVLRHVDKLPDDGTLVVVSHGGTIRTTIGRLIGLAPRSWESLGGLTNCCWSVLGEGARGWRLLEHNAGTLPEPVLGDDD, encoded by the coding sequence GTGGCGGTGAGCCCCGCCGGCGAGGTCTCCGGTTCCGGCGTGGGCCGGGGCCGCCGCGTCATCCTGTGGCGGCACGGCCAGACCTCCTGGAACGTGGAGCGCCGCTTCCAGGGCAGCACCGACGTGGAGCTGACCGACACAGGCGTCGCCCAGGCCCGCCGGGCCGCCCGCCTCCTCGCCGGCCTCGAGCCCGACGCGATCATCGCCTCCGACCTGAAGCGGGCCGTGCACACCGCCGCGGAACTCGCCGCGCTCACCGGTCTGGAGCCGGTCCACGACGAGGCCCTGCGGGAGACCTACGCGGGCGTCTGGCAGGGCCTGACGCACGACGAGATCATCGCCAGGTACGGTGACGAGTACACCGCCTGGAAGCGCGGCGAGCCGGTACGCAGGGGCGGTGGCGAACTGGAGACCGAGGTCGCCGACCGCGCCGCTCCGGTGGTGCTCCGGCACGTGGACAAACTCCCGGACGACGGCACGCTCGTGGTGGTCAGCCACGGCGGCACGATCCGCACCACCATCGGCCGGCTGATCGGGCTCGCCCCGCGCAGTTGGGAGAGCCTCGGCGGGCTCACCAACTGCTGCTGGTCCGTCCTCGGCGAGGGCGCCCGCGGCTGGCGGCTGCTCGAGCACAACGCCGGCACCCTGCCGGAACCGGTGCTCGGCGACGACGACTGA
- the rsfS gene encoding ribosome silencing factor, whose product MTATDRSIELVQAAAQAAADKLAHDIVAYDVSDVLSITDAFLLASAPNDRQVKSIVDEIEERLSKELDAKPVRREGDREARWVLLDYVDIVVHVQHSEERVFYALERLWKDCPELELPEDAVATRGKAAEHARQKEAEEAAAPGGEWR is encoded by the coding sequence GTGACCGCAACCGACCGTTCCATCGAGCTCGTCCAGGCCGCCGCCCAGGCCGCGGCCGACAAGCTCGCGCACGACATCGTCGCCTACGACGTCAGTGACGTGCTGTCCATCACCGACGCCTTCCTGCTGGCCTCCGCGCCCAACGACCGTCAGGTCAAGTCGATCGTCGACGAGATCGAGGAGCGGCTCAGCAAGGAGCTCGACGCCAAGCCGGTCCGCCGCGAGGGCGACCGCGAGGCCCGCTGGGTGCTGCTCGACTACGTCGACATCGTCGTCCACGTCCAGCACAGCGAGGAGCGCGTCTTCTACGCCCTCGAGCGGCTGTGGAAGGACTGCCCCGAGCTGGAGCTGCCCGAGGACGCCGTGGCCACCCGCGGCAAGGCCGCCGAGCACGCCCGGCAGAAGGAGGCCGAGGAGGCCGCGGCGCCGGGTGGTGAGTGGCGGTGA
- a CDS encoding SCO2584 family spore wall biosynthesis protein — translation MPEDVGGTPFSDGGEPDDDHDRGVPDEEFDSVVFDEAFIGAALVHEPTAVERLLAAARARAEASEAEAHRTRPKTERYDDGYHGYGGRGRYDRRRGDGFEDLDDDTGTPEDDYGITGRPYGRPVRWHRPVAWVLALVMGIGMVALAFSAVYRGSSADNRQDPVPPPASTGLEQGGRGAAPSASADYSRPDVPVIPGSP, via the coding sequence GTGCCGGAGGACGTGGGGGGCACGCCGTTCTCCGACGGCGGGGAGCCCGACGACGACCACGACCGCGGGGTGCCGGACGAAGAGTTCGACTCCGTGGTCTTCGACGAGGCCTTCATCGGCGCGGCCCTGGTCCATGAGCCGACCGCCGTCGAACGTCTCCTTGCCGCCGCCCGGGCCAGAGCGGAGGCCTCGGAGGCCGAGGCCCACCGCACCCGCCCGAAGACCGAGCGGTACGACGACGGGTACCACGGGTACGGAGGCCGAGGGCGGTACGACCGCCGCCGGGGCGACGGCTTCGAGGACCTGGACGACGACACCGGCACCCCCGAGGACGACTACGGCATCACCGGGCGGCCGTACGGCAGACCGGTCCGCTGGCACCGCCCGGTGGCCTGGGTGCTCGCCCTCGTCATGGGCATCGGCATGGTCGCGCTCGCCTTCTCGGCCGTCTACCGGGGGTCCTCCGCCGACAACCGGCAGGACCCGGTGCCGCCGCCCGCCTCGACCGGTCTGGAACAGGGCGGCAGGGGCGCGGCCCCGTCCGCCTCCGCAGACTACTCCCGGCCGGACGTCCCGGTGATCCCGGGCAGCCCCTGA
- the nadD gene encoding nicotinate-nucleotide adenylyltransferase, with protein MGEQDMPTGPAKGTAGRPASGTGRRPAPSRADGPGGGLPQQGRRRLGVMGGTFDPIHHGHLVAASEVAARFHLDEVVFVPTGQPWQKSHRMVSAAEDRYLMTVVATVENPQFSVSRIDIDRGGPTYTVDTLRDLRALSPDTDLFFITGADALAQILTWRDSEELFSLAHFVGVTRPGHHLTDAGLPEGGVSLVEVPALAISSTDCRVRVAKGDPVWYLVPDGVVRYIAKRELYRGE; from the coding sequence ATGGGAGAGCAGGACATGCCTACCGGTCCGGCGAAGGGCACGGCCGGACGGCCGGCGAGCGGCACCGGGCGCCGGCCGGCGCCGAGCCGGGCAGACGGACCGGGCGGCGGCCTGCCGCAGCAGGGCAGGCGCCGCCTCGGCGTCATGGGCGGCACCTTCGACCCGATCCACCACGGGCACCTGGTGGCGGCCAGTGAGGTCGCCGCGCGGTTCCACCTCGACGAGGTGGTCTTCGTCCCCACCGGGCAGCCGTGGCAGAAGAGCCACCGGATGGTCTCCGCGGCCGAGGACCGCTACCTGATGACGGTCGTCGCGACCGTCGAGAACCCGCAGTTCTCGGTGAGCCGGATCGACATCGACCGCGGCGGACCCACCTACACCGTGGACACCCTGCGCGACCTGCGCGCGCTCAGCCCCGACACGGACCTGTTCTTCATCACCGGCGCCGACGCCCTCGCCCAGATCCTCACCTGGCGGGACAGTGAGGAACTGTTCTCCCTGGCGCACTTCGTGGGCGTCACCAGGCCCGGCCATCATCTGACCGACGCGGGCCTGCCCGAGGGGGGCGTCTCGCTCGTGGAGGTTCCCGCCCTGGCCATTTCCTCGACGGACTGCCGTGTGAGAGTCGCCAAGGGAGATCCCGTCTGGTACCTGGTGCCGGACGGGGTCGTGCGCTACATCGCCAAGCGCGAGCTGTACCGCGGCGAGTGA
- a CDS encoding LCP family protein, which translates to MNDRYDAGYGDGGDDPYGLVGYDEYGRPVYRQADTQEAPQAPQQPYDPYRQQGQQDQYGQGQQDQYGQGQPGYGGGYGYDPYAAGGPQQPSQPYDPYGAGTGTGQQPPSYDPYGTQGGYAASQGAAAATPYDLYGDSYGQTVQGGTGQQPRVTEQTAHIPQQPGPADGTTGPHDRESREDHPAAAPGAPGAPERDYRTEQFAFVEEPDDDSEDVIDWLQFTENRTERREEAKRRARSRIVALVVALALVAAGGVGYLWYAGKLPGLSGSDAGTGTTTDAGAQKRDVIVVHLHDTKKGGTATALLVDNTTTQQGGTVLLPNSLALAADDGTTTTLAKSVEDDGSGGTRSALDTVLGTDIEGTWRLDTPYLQNLVDLVGNIDIDTDADVPDPDADQKGEAPLVKKGKSQTLTGKAAVAYATHRAPGEVQNAQLERFGQVMQGVLRKMTSDAGAATTTIQTLGQIIEPPLTDKDLGSFLARLADLAKGGDHSTALLPVEEDGTLTAQTSDSVVKEVLGGTAKSPDKDAAVSVSVRNATGVEDNTEKARVVLLNGGFTFLEGGTATAAASSEVVYADDADKENASEVAKTLGLPTEAVTKGEVSGNARVSVVLGQDYGPGT; encoded by the coding sequence GTGAACGACCGATACGACGCGGGATACGGCGACGGAGGGGACGACCCGTACGGACTCGTGGGCTACGACGAGTACGGCCGGCCCGTCTACCGCCAGGCCGACACCCAGGAGGCCCCGCAGGCCCCGCAGCAGCCGTACGACCCGTACCGGCAGCAGGGGCAGCAGGACCAGTACGGACAGGGGCAGCAGGACCAGTACGGACAGGGGCAGCCGGGCTACGGCGGCGGTTACGGCTACGACCCGTACGCAGCCGGCGGCCCACAGCAGCCCTCGCAGCCGTACGACCCCTACGGGGCAGGGACCGGTACCGGGCAGCAGCCGCCCTCCTACGACCCCTACGGGACCCAGGGCGGCTACGCCGCCTCCCAGGGCGCCGCGGCGGCCACCCCGTACGACCTCTACGGCGACTCCTACGGGCAGACCGTGCAGGGCGGCACCGGGCAGCAGCCCCGGGTCACCGAGCAGACGGCGCACATTCCGCAGCAGCCCGGCCCGGCCGACGGCACAACCGGCCCTCACGACCGCGAAAGCCGCGAGGACCACCCGGCCGCGGCCCCCGGGGCGCCCGGGGCGCCCGAACGGGATTACCGCACCGAGCAGTTCGCCTTCGTCGAGGAACCGGACGACGACTCCGAGGACGTCATCGACTGGCTGCAGTTCACCGAGAACCGCACCGAGCGCCGCGAGGAGGCCAAGCGCCGTGCCCGCAGCCGGATCGTCGCCCTGGTCGTGGCCCTCGCCCTGGTCGCGGCCGGCGGCGTCGGCTACCTCTGGTACGCCGGGAAGCTCCCCGGCCTCTCCGGCTCCGACGCCGGTACGGGCACCACGACGGACGCGGGCGCCCAGAAGCGGGACGTCATCGTCGTCCACCTGCACGACACCAAGAAGGGCGGCACCGCGACCGCGCTGCTCGTCGACAACACCACCACCCAGCAGGGCGGCACCGTCCTGCTGCCCAACTCCCTGGCACTCGCCGCCGACGACGGCACCACCACCACACTCGCCAAGTCGGTCGAGGACGACGGTTCCGGCGGCACCCGGAGCGCCCTCGACACGGTCCTCGGCACCGACATCGAGGGAACCTGGCGGCTGGACACGCCCTATCTGCAGAACCTCGTCGACCTGGTCGGCAACATCGACATCGACACCGACGCCGACGTGCCCGACCCGGACGCCGACCAGAAGGGCGAGGCCCCCCTGGTCAAGAAGGGGAAGAGCCAGACCCTCACCGGGAAGGCGGCCGTCGCCTACGCCACCCACCGCGCCCCCGGCGAGGTCCAGAACGCCCAGCTGGAGCGGTTCGGGCAGGTCATGCAGGGCGTACTGCGGAAGATGACGTCCGACGCGGGCGCCGCGACGACCACCATCCAGACCCTGGGACAGATCATCGAGCCGCCCCTGACCGACAAGGACCTCGGCTCCTTCCTCGCCCGGCTCGCCGACCTGGCCAAGGGCGGCGACCACAGCACCGCGCTGCTGCCGGTCGAGGAGGACGGCACACTCACCGCTCAGACGAGCGACAGTGTGGTCAAGGAGGTGCTCGGCGGCACCGCGAAGAGCCCCGACAAGGACGCCGCCGTCAGCGTCTCGGTGCGCAACGCCACCGGCGTCGAGGACAACACCGAGAAGGCCCGGGTGGTCCTCCTCAACGGCGGCTTCACCTTCCTGGAGGGCGGCACGGCCACCGCGGCGGCGTCCTCCGAGGTCGTCTACGCGGACGACGCCGACAAGGAGAACGCCTCCGAGGTCGCCAAGACCCTCGGACTGCCCACAGAGGCCGTCACCAAGGGCGAGGTCTCCGGCAACGCCAGGGTCTCGGTGGTCCTGGGCCAGGACTACGGGCCGGGCACCTGA
- a CDS encoding SCO2583 family membrane protein, protein MASPEDPPGGTPEGASGGGEDEYRSVVFDETFVRAARLQEFSAQERIADHAPAVRRRPPRHRSLSRQALVLVMLIAVAFGTALYMGVRHPYRTPATWAAAEPLRMTVIPLAPEDKVPGTSDSEQLYDSSPAAQFRIGAEGVTLPAARNTAHFSDGQVVTALLTAKDYIVRSALDPEVLTGGETRAVRVLLDTDQQDQFDRSFRRPAPDGRHAPTGWLVRFDPSRAELADRRIRVQGTLQASEADSGLLEVTADHTSVYALRPAGADPGARVSLFTVRRELHFRFDREDLRLHQAQLVASYVQAGPLSCAEDSAGHLRPLLAGGTAKEGGPVGTDPYATGGTRALCGSLAAGAQPQV, encoded by the coding sequence ATGGCAAGCCCTGAGGACCCGCCCGGAGGGACACCCGAGGGGGCCTCCGGAGGCGGCGAGGACGAGTACCGGTCCGTCGTCTTCGACGAGACCTTCGTCCGCGCTGCCCGCCTCCAGGAGTTCTCCGCCCAGGAGCGCATCGCCGACCACGCCCCCGCCGTGCGCCGCCGGCCGCCCCGGCACCGGAGCCTGTCCCGGCAGGCGCTGGTCCTCGTGATGCTGATCGCCGTGGCCTTCGGCACCGCGCTCTACATGGGCGTACGGCATCCCTACCGGACGCCCGCGACCTGGGCGGCCGCCGAGCCGCTGCGCATGACCGTGATCCCGCTCGCCCCCGAGGACAAGGTGCCCGGCACCTCCGACTCCGAACAATTGTACGACAGTAGTCCGGCGGCGCAGTTCCGCATCGGCGCCGAGGGAGTGACGCTCCCGGCGGCCCGGAACACCGCGCACTTCTCGGACGGACAGGTCGTGACGGCGCTGCTCACCGCGAAGGACTACATCGTCCGGTCCGCGCTCGACCCCGAGGTACTGACCGGAGGGGAGACCCGCGCCGTACGCGTCCTGCTCGACACCGACCAGCAGGACCAGTTCGACCGGAGCTTCAGGCGGCCGGCCCCGGACGGGCGGCACGCGCCCACCGGATGGCTCGTGCGCTTCGACCCCTCCCGCGCGGAGCTGGCCGACCGCAGAATCAGGGTCCAGGGCACCCTGCAGGCGTCCGAGGCCGACTCCGGCCTCCTCGAGGTCACCGCGGACCACACCTCGGTGTACGCGCTGCGGCCGGCCGGCGCGGACCCGGGAGCCCGGGTGTCGCTCTTCACCGTCCGGCGCGAGCTGCACTTCCGCTTCGACCGCGAGGACCTGCGCCTGCACCAGGCACAGCTCGTCGCCTCCTACGTCCAGGCCGGCCCACTCTCCTGCGCCGAGGACTCCGCGGGCCATCTGCGCCCCCTGCTGGCGGGCGGCACGGCCAAGGAGGGCGGCCCCGTCGGCACCGACCCGTACGCCACCGGCGGCACCCGGGCCCTGTGCGGCTCACTGGCGGCGGGGGCACAGCCCCAGGTGTGA